The Parabacteroides timonensis sequence TTCCCCACCATGTAAATGAGCGACAGGTATCCGGTAAAATAATGCTGCAGATACAGCTGCTAATATTTCATACCGATCACCTAAGACTACGATTATATCCGGAGATAAGTCATTATAAGCATCAGCAAAACCAATCACTCCCAATCCCACAGACTTAACGGTCGCATTTGCCGTATCGGAAGAAAGCAACATTTCAACTTTCTTGTCGATAACAAAACCATCTTTTTCTATTTCACGATAGGTAAGTCCGAACTCCGGAGATAAATGCATATTGGTAGCGATCACCTGAAGCACAAGATCTTCCGACTGTTTAATCTCTTGCATCAGGCCACTCAATAAACCATATTCTGCACGACTGCCAGTTACAACACAGATTTTTCTCATAATTCAATTAAATCATCAGGCTTATACACTTTTGCAGCAACTTTCCCTATTACTTCCGGCCACTTCATCGGAGAGAGACCGTTCCCAGGGCGTTTAACTGTCAGATTCTGCTCTGTAAAGGTCTCCCCTTTCTCTATTTTACGAGCAGCAACAATGCTTTTTCTCGCAATAAGAATATTCTTTTCTTCAGAATGAGTCACTTGCTTATCATACTTACCAAGGGCCTTCTCGATATTCCTTATAGACGTAACCATTGTTTTCAGTTCATCTGGCTCTAACGACGCTTTATGATCAGGACCTTCCATAGAACGGCTTAAGGTAAAATGCTTTTCAATGACAGTAGCTCCCAAAGCAACAGCAGCAACCGGCACTTCTATTCCTTTAGTATGATCAGAATAACCAACTCTGATACTGAACTTTTCCTTCAAAAATTGCATTGCATGCAAATTAACATCTTCCATAGGAGTAGGATATTCCGTATTACAATGCAAAATAGTAATCATATCTTTCGAAATGCCATTATTAACCAACAAATTGACAGCATCTGAAATTTCTCCATAAACAGACATTCCTGTCGAAAGAATAACAGGCTCATGATAACCGGCTATTCGCTTCAAATAGGGATAATTGGTTATTTCCCCCGACGGAACTTTCCATATACCCAAATGCAAATCACCCAGGAAGTCGATACTTTCCAAATCAAATGCCGTCGAAAGAAAACGAACGCCTTTCATTGCACAATACTCTATCAATATTTTATGCTGAGCCGAAGATAATTCCAGTTTTTTCAACATTTCATATTGAGTGGATGCCTTATGCATATTATTTTTTTGATATTCAGCCATCAAAGCATCTTTCGATACTAAACGATCCGCACTGAATGTCTGAAACTTGACATAATCGACTCCAGCTTCTGCAGCAACATCAACCAACTGCTTCGCTATTTCAATGGAACCATTATGATTAACGCCAGCTTCTGCAATAATAAGCGTTTTTCCCATCAGATCACAATTTTATTTTTAGTAATGCCGGATTCCCGGAATAAATTCCTTTTCTTATTATATTTTTCCGAATCATACTTCCTGCTGCAAAAACGCATCCATCGGTAATACTAATACCATTTACCAAAACAGATTGACTACCCAAGAATACACCTTGCCCTACTGTACAATTACCGTTTACCATCGTACCGGTAGAAATATGACAATAATCACCAATAACAGCATCATGCTCTATGTTGGCAAAGGTATTGATAATGCATCCTGCACCTACATGTGCATCCGCATTAATCACAGCCTGGTGCATGACCACACTGCCTTCACCTATCGATGCAAATCTTGAGACACGAGCTGTCGATGCCACTAATGTAGCAAAATGACCACCTGCACTTTTTATTCGTTCATGCAATTTTATCCGCAAAGAAGGATCTTTTATATGCCCGACAGTCACCACGAACAAAGCGTCTTCCACATAATCGGATATATTATCATCCGTACCGATTACAGGATAGCCTAAAACTGTCGAACCGACCAACTCGGGTATATCCAATATACCTCCAATGGAGTATCCTGCACTTTCGGCGACATCGATCACAGACTTGCAATGTCCTCCACCTCCTACCAGTATGATTTTTTTATCGTTCATAAACGAACACTACTCGGAATATTTACAATACGTTCTTCGAACCAATAAGTATTAATCAAATCATCCGTTTCACA is a genomic window containing:
- the neuB gene encoding N-acetylneuraminate synthase translates to MGKTLIIAEAGVNHNGSIEIAKQLVDVAAEAGVDYVKFQTFSADRLVSKDALMAEYQKNNMHKASTQYEMLKKLELSSAQHKILIEYCAMKGVRFLSTAFDLESIDFLGDLHLGIWKVPSGEITNYPYLKRIAGYHEPVILSTGMSVYGEISDAVNLLVNNGISKDMITILHCNTEYPTPMEDVNLHAMQFLKEKFSIRVGYSDHTKGIEVPVAAVALGATVIEKHFTLSRSMEGPDHKASLEPDELKTMVTSIRNIEKALGKYDKQVTHSEEKNILIARKSIVAARKIEKGETFTEQNLTVKRPGNGLSPMKWPEVIGKVAAKVYKPDDLIEL
- a CDS encoding acetyltransferase, translated to MNDKKIILVGGGGHCKSVIDVAESAGYSIGGILDIPELVGSTVLGYPVIGTDDNISDYVEDALFVVTVGHIKDPSLRIKLHERIKSAGGHFATLVASTARVSRFASIGEGSVVMHQAVINADAHVGAGCIINTFANIEHDAVIGDYCHISTGTMVNGNCTVGQGVFLGSQSVLVNGISITDGCVFAAGSMIRKNIIRKGIYSGNPALLKIKL